The following DNA comes from bacterium.
CGCCTAAACAAGAGGAGCACATTTTATTCGCTCGCCGGGGGCAGACCTCCCGAGGAGGAAAGGACCGATCATGTCTGAGAAAGTATCCATTTGGGCCGAGAACGCCCCGAAGGCCTTTGGCCACTACTGCCAGGCGATCAAGATGGGTAACCAGATCCATATGTCCGGGCAACTGCCTCTCGATCCCGCCACGGGAAAGCCGACCGGCGGCGATATCAAAGCGCAGACCAAGCAGGTCTTCGACAATATGACGGCGATCCTCCAAGCCTGCGGTGCCCAGCTCTCCCACATCCTCAGCACGCGTGTCTATCTGGTGGATCTGCGAGACTTTCCGGCATTCGACGAGGTCTCGAAGGAGTACTTCTACTTCCTGCCGCCGGCCCGCACGACCTTGGCCGTCCCGGCTCTTCCGGGCGGCTGCCGAGTATGCGTCGAGGCCGTCGCAGAGATGCCTCCGGTCGAGAAGCAAGGGCCCAGCATGATTTAGCGGGTAGGCCCGTTCTCCAAAAAAACTGTCGCCCCGCGGCATTGCAGACCGTATAACTCAAGGGTGTGGAATCACTTTCGAGGCATGGGGGATCCGAGGTATGATGGCAAAGCGGAGTTTCTTCACCATCCTGCTCGGGGTGGTTCTAGGCAGTTTTCTGACGGCTTGCGCGGGTTCTGTCGCCCATCGAGTAGTGATTCCGGATCCGGATGCGCGCTGGAAATCCGTGGAGATTGTGAGCACCGAAGTCTCTTCCCAAGGCGGCGCAAACCAGCTGCTGCGCACATCAGCCGGCGACTGGCAGGGGCGGCTTGTTCCCCAGCCCGGGGCCATGCGCGTGGACTATCGACTGCGTGCCGTTTCCGAAGATGGAACCAGCCTGTTCTTCCCCGATCCCAGCAACAGATTCTACACGATTACGCCCGATGGCGTCGTGCTCAGCGTCTGGCTGAACGATATTAACGATCTCGATGACTTCGAGTACTTCGCATACTTCCAGCCGACCGCGCATGATGTTTTTCTCAGCGGCAATTTCCTCAACTGGCACGACGACGCGTTGCGACTGCTCCCCATGGCCGATGGGCCCGCGGGTCTGTTCACCGCGTTCGTCGAACTGAAGCGCCCATTCTCCTACAAGATCATCGTCGACGATATCTGGGTTCTTGAGAACGCCAATCCGGATGCGCAGAAGATCATCCCGGATAATCTCGGAGGCGGGAACAACGCACGCGAAGTCGGCGATCCGCCAATGATGACCTTCCTGCGACGACAGTTACGTTTCCAGGACACGTTGCCGGAGTTCAGTGCAGCGACCGCGTACGCACACATCGATGTTCCGTACCCGCGGGCACCGCGCGATGGGGCCGATAAGGAACTGGAGCACTTCCTCGCGACCGGCAAGACGGACATGCCGAACCTGATTCGCGAGTACATGGATCTCTATAACGCGCCGATTCAACTCGTGCGCGAAGGCAAGCGGATGACGGTGACGGATCGCTTTCCATACACCTCGATGAGCGACCCCGCGCCCGACACGTTGGGATATTCGCAGACGGCGCGCGTCATGGCTGCGGGCGCGTTGATGCGGGCCACCGGCGGATACACCGTCAGCGCCGTTGAAGACATCACGGCGATCATGCGGATGGGCTATGTCCTGCAGCAGGAGAACTCGTCCATCCTGATGCATCTGATTGGAATCGAAGTCCGAGAGACGGCCGCGGAAGCCATGCGTGTGTTGCTTGAGAACAATGATGTCTCACCGGACGCACTTCAGGCCTATGTTGACGAGGTCTCTCTCTTGTCCCCGAAGAACGACGCACTCAGCGCCGCCCTCTTCAATGCGCTGGATGTGGCAGAGGGATCGCTGATCGAGACGGCGGAGAAGCCGGATTTCCATCCGGAGGCCATGGAGGAAGAGATGCGCGCCGCGGGT
Coding sequences within:
- a CDS encoding glycogen-binding domain-containing protein, whose product is MMAKRSFFTILLGVVLGSFLTACAGSVAHRVVIPDPDARWKSVEIVSTEVSSQGGANQLLRTSAGDWQGRLVPQPGAMRVDYRLRAVSEDGTSLFFPDPSNRFYTITPDGVVLSVWLNDINDLDDFEYFAYFQPTAHDVFLSGNFLNWHDDALRLLPMADGPAGLFTAFVELKRPFSYKIIVDDIWVLENANPDAQKIIPDNLGGGNNAREVGDPPMMTFLRRQLRFQDTLPEFSAATAYAHIDVPYPRAPRDGADKELEHFLATGKTDMPNLIREYMDLYNAPIQLVREGKRMTVTDRFPYTSMSDPAPDTLGYSQTARVMAAGALMRATGGYTVSAVEDITAIMRMGYVLQQENSSILMHLIGIEVRETAAEAMRVLLENNDVSPDALQAYVDEVSLLSPKNDALSAALFNALDVAEGSLIETAEKPDFHPEAMEEEMRAAGFTEAAIRDSLEPENIRSDFEGLRAFFSRIDAMDAPERYQEGTELAAQLGMMISELNPMIQIAIPDFLGAQAAQDTARTLEHMNATAALLKLDDPKALNRFSDIFTGKPFEYYPTAAKPFRLRSPGPDSRIEESVQAYDRKKGVFSSGDLYFGRPR
- a CDS encoding Rid family detoxifying hydrolase; this encodes MSEKVSIWAENAPKAFGHYCQAIKMGNQIHMSGQLPLDPATGKPTGGDIKAQTKQVFDNMTAILQACGAQLSHILSTRVYLVDLRDFPAFDEVSKEYFYFLPPARTTLAVPALPGGCRVCVEAVAEMPPVEKQGPSMI